Proteins encoded in a region of the Odocoileus virginianus isolate 20LAN1187 ecotype Illinois unplaced genomic scaffold, Ovbor_1.2 Unplaced_Contig_15, whole genome shotgun sequence genome:
- the LOC110126497 gene encoding translation machinery-associated protein 7: protein MSGREGGKKKPLKQPKKQAKEMDEEDKAFKQKQKEEQKKLEELKAKAAGKGPLATGGIKKSGKK from the coding sequence ATGTCGGGCCGCGAAGGTGGCAAGAAGAAGCCCCTGAAGCAGCCCAAGAAGCAAGCCAAGGAGATGGACGAGGAAGATAAGGCATTCAAGCAGAAGCAGAAGGAGGAGCAGAAGAAACTCGAGGAGCTAAAAGCAAAGGCCGCGGGGAAAGGCCCCCTGGCCACTGGTGGAATTAAGAAATCTGGCAAAAAGTAA